Within the Prochlorococcus sp. MIT 1300 genome, the region CAACCTTTCCTGAGTCAGATTACAGAGGTGTGCAACCATTTCCTCTGCTGCTTCTTGGGGGTAGTGAATAAATACATCCAAGCAAATCACTGTATGGAAAGAGCCTGAAAGACTTTCCAAATCAGAAGTATCAAAAGTCAATTTGCTTAAATCTAATCCAGCTTCTGTTGCACGTCGTTTGGTTTCTTCGACCATGGCCTGAGAAATGTCACTAGCAGCGATAGAACCAGCGCCCATCGCCGCCAATGGCAAAGAAAGGCTGCCAACACCACAGCCTGCGTCACAAAAGCTCAATGACCGCAAATCGCTTTCCTCATCCAACCAGGAAAGAACGTCATCAACTGTCTTTTGATGTCCTAGTCGAATGTTTTTCTGAACTTTGTTGACCTCATCACTTTCGCTGTAGATACGATTCCATCGTTCAAAACCCATTCCATTGAAGTAATTGGCGACCTCCGCCTTCTCTGCTTGTTTAAGCTCCTTGAACTTTTCCATAATGATGGACGCGAATCAGTTGATCAGTTGATCGAGATATTAGGCAGCAAGCTTCCAACTTAGTCCTTTCAATTCTTCCTCCCATTGCCAACGCAACAAGTGCTTCAGTGGCTTGCCAAGCAAAAATTCTTTTATCGAAATCTCCGAAGCAAAAATTTTTCTAGGCGCCATAGTCGCTGACCAAATAGAAGCAGAAGGTTCATTGCCCCACAATGCCAAGCGACGACAACCTTCTAATAAAGACAAAGTGGAGCCAGCCAAGGTCCCATCTTCTAGGAAACAAGTTCGATTTTTAACACAAACTTTTCTGTGATCCCATTGATATTTGCTTTCCTCCATCCCATAGGGTGCGAGAGCATCACTAACCAAAACCAGACGTTTCGAAGCCAATTTTTGCAAGATAACAAGCACTTCAGGAGCTACATGAACCCCATCAGCAATTAACCCAAAGGCAATCTTCTTATTGCTCAATGCTGCCCCTATTGGTCCAGGATCCCTATGAGTCAAAGCAGGCATGGCATTAAAGGTGTGAGTCAACATGCTCACCCCATTACTAAAAGCAGATGATGCCTCTTTCGCATTAGCAGTCGAATGTCCAAGGCAAACTACAATTCCCAGTTTGGTCAGTCTTTTAACAACCTCTCTAGATCCCGGTAACTCTGGAGCCAAAGTCACCAAACTAATTTCATTTTCAAATCCCCTAATTCTTTTTTCAATAGCCTCATAGCTTATCTCAGATAAATATTGACAAGGATGGGCACCATTTTTTCGGGGAGAGATAAAAGGCCCTTCTAGATGGGCACCTAAAAGTCTGCAACACCTCTCACCAATATGACTACGAGCCTTATGAAGAACCTCTAAAGAATAACGAAGCTTCTCGGGCTCACAACTCACAATTGTTGGACAAATTGCATCAACTCCATCAATCCAAAGTTGGTTTAATAAAGAAAGCAAACTTGTGATATTTGAATCATCCAAGTCAGAGAAACTTAATCCAAACCCTCCATTCATTTGAAGGTCCATGCCCATTGGACTCAACCAATCACCATGCCAGTCATCACCTGACATGGCTGACCCTGGTGGCATAACACCAAATTCCAAAATCAGATCTTCTTCATCCAATCGAATCCACCAAAGTTGCTCTGAGAAACAATCTTCTAAATGGCTTGGGAGACGTACGTTTGTAATACGACGCATTAGGGAAAAGCAACTGAACTAGTGCGGAAGAGTGACAGTGTCGTCATCATTCATAGTGAACCCCGAAAATCCTCATATGGCTTCAGAACTTCAAAATCAAAGCCCACTTGTTGCTGTAGTAATGGGAAGCGATTCAGATCTCTCAACACTCCAGCCAGCCATACAAATCTTGAAGAAATTCAATATTGGTGTAGAGGTCAGAATTCTTTCTGCTCATAGAACTCCAGCAGAGATGTTCCACTTTGCTCAAAATGCTAAAGACAAAGGATTCAAAATCATTATTGCTGGTGCTGGTGGCGCCGCCCACCTTCCTGGGATGGTTGCTTCTCTCAGTACAATTCCTGTTATTGGTGTACCAATTCAAAGCAAAGCCCTTTCAGGGGTCGACTCATTGCATTCAATAGTTCAAATGCCAAATGGGATACCGGTAGCCACAGTAGCTATTGGGGGAGGACTCAATGCTGGTTTATTAGCCGCACAAATACTAGCCATAGAAGATCAAAGACTAGAAACTCAAGTATCAAATTACCGCAAGGATCTTCATAATAAAGTTATTTCAAAAGACAAAAAACTTATCGAATTAGGCGTGGACGACTATTTACATAGCATGTAAATAGTCAAGCCTGAAAACTATTTTCAATGCCTATTCTTCAGGAGTTAGGTATTATTTCCTTGGCTACTAAATGACCAATCACAATATCAACACATTCTTCAATTGCCAAACTGCCAGAATCAAGTTTCAACTCAGGATCCACTGGTTCTTCATATGGACTAGAGATGCCTGTGAAATCTTTAATTTCTCCCGCTCTTGCTTTTAGATAAAGGCCTTTTGGATCACGCTCCTCACAAATAGAAAGATCTGCTGCACAATAAATTTCTAAGAAGTCTTCTTTATCCACTAAGGATCTTGCCTTTTCTCTATCCCTTTTAAAAGGAGACACAAAAGCAGTCAGAACAATTACACCTGCATCTAGAAAAAGTTTCGCGACCTCGCCTATTCGGCGAATATTTTCTTCTCTGTCTAAATCTGAAAAACCAAGATCTTTGCAGAGCCCATGCCGAATGTTGTCACCGTCCAGTACATAAGTCGCTAAACCACGATTAAAAAGATCTGCATTTACAGCATTCGCCAAGGTGCTCTTGCCTGAACCAGACAAACCGGTGAACCATAAGATCACACTGCGATGACCTCTTTGGTTAGATCGAGCCTGACGATCAACCGAAGCTTCATGCCAAACAATGTTTGCAGCCTTGGAGTTGTTCTCCCTTGATGAAGCTGAAGTCATAATCACAAAACTATTTTTCACTATTCTCCATCCCAAGGGCCTCAACAAATCAATCAGGTCATCCGCCTGCCCGTTTAGGTCTATAACCATCATCATGTAGAACCTCCAACAAAATCCCCACTTGATCACCTTGGAGCTCCAAGCGATCCCCTTTCAAAGTGCCTCCAGTGCCACATCTACTCTTAAGACTCTTAAGTAATGCTCGCAATGCAGCCTCATCAAGCTCAAGCCCTGTTACCAGAGTGACAGTCTTACCGCCCTTGCCATTCTTAAGTTTCTGCACACGAATTCTCTGAGCATTTTTTGGAGTTGTTGCTTTAGCTGATAAACCTTCATTGAAAGGTTGACCAAATTCACACCAATTTCCTTTACTCATTGCACTCATTCTTAGGCTGGAGCATATTCTCCAATCAAAACAGTGACTAGCACAATTCCATCCCAACCCAAGGAGTCGGATCTGGAGATAGGTGTACGTCCTTCCAACCTTGGTCGCTTTGGCAGGTATGGAGGGCAATACGTCCCTGAAACCCTTATGCCAGCACTGTCTGAATTAGAACAAGCAGCCAAAGCTGCTTGGAAAGACGAGAAATTTACATCCGAATTACACAACTTGCTCTGCTCGTATGTAGGCCGTGCAACTCCACTATATGAAGCTGTAAGGCTTACAAAGCACTATCGCAACAAGGAGGGGGGACCAAGAATTTGGTTAAAGAGAGAAGATTTAAACCACACTGGTGCTCATAAAATTAACAATGCACTTGGGCAAGCTCTTTTAGCAATAAGAATGGGCAAAAAAAGAGTTATTGCTGAAACTGGAGCCGGGCAACATGGAGTAGCTACAGCAACTGTCTGTGCTCGTTTTGGCCTGGAATGTGTGGTTTATATGGGGGCAGAAGATATGCAACGACAAGCTTTAAATGTTTTCCGCATGCGTCTACTTGGTGCAAGAGTTGAACCAGTCACCAGTGGCACAGCGACACTAAAAGACGCAACAAGTGAAGCAATTAGAGATTGGGTTACAAATGTAGAAAATACTCACTACATTCTTGGCTCTGTAGCAGGGCCCCATCCCTATCCAATGATTGTTAGAGATTTCCACGCAGTCATTGGGGAAGAGACCTTAAAGCAATGTAGAGATGCTTTTGGGGGATTACCAAACATCTTGCTCGCATGCGTTGGAGGTGGTTCTAATGCAATGGGACTCTTCCACCCATTTGTCCCCAAAACCGCAGTAAGAATGATTGGTGTAGAAGCAGCGGGTGATGGGGTCTCAACTGGAAGGCATGCCGCAACTATCACAGAAGGTCGTGATGGTGTTCTACATGGTGCAATGAGCCTTTTGCTACAAGACCCAGATGGACAAGTGCAGGAAGCCCACTCAATTAGTGCAGGCCTCGACTATCCTGGAGTAGGCCCAGAACACAGTTACCTCAAAGAAATTGGGCGAGCAGAATATGTTGCTGTAACTGATCAAGAAGCTTTAAAAGCACTTCAATTAGTGAGCGAACTTGAAGGTATTATTCC harbors:
- the bchM gene encoding magnesium protoporphyrin IX methyltransferase — its product is MEKFKELKQAEKAEVANYFNGMGFERWNRIYSESDEVNKVQKNIRLGHQKTVDDVLSWLDEESDLRSLSFCDAGCGVGSLSLPLAAMGAGSIAASDISQAMVEETKRRATEAGLDLSKLTFDTSDLESLSGSFHTVICLDVFIHYPQEAAEEMVAHLCNLTQERLIVSFAPFTPFLALLKKVGQLFPGPSKTTRAYTLREAGIINSARKCGFEPARMKLNQAPFYFSKLIEFRKSKTSV
- the nagA gene encoding N-acetylglucosamine-6-phosphate deacetylase, with protein sequence MRRITNVRLPSHLEDCFSEQLWWIRLDEEDLILEFGVMPPGSAMSGDDWHGDWLSPMGMDLQMNGGFGLSFSDLDDSNITSLLSLLNQLWIDGVDAICPTIVSCEPEKLRYSLEVLHKARSHIGERCCRLLGAHLEGPFISPRKNGAHPCQYLSEISYEAIEKRIRGFENEISLVTLAPELPGSREVVKRLTKLGIVVCLGHSTANAKEASSAFSNGVSMLTHTFNAMPALTHRDPGPIGAALSNKKIAFGLIADGVHVAPEVLVILQKLASKRLVLVSDALAPYGMEESKYQWDHRKVCVKNRTCFLEDGTLAGSTLSLLEGCRRLALWGNEPSASIWSATMAPRKIFASEISIKEFLLGKPLKHLLRWQWEEELKGLSWKLAA
- the purE gene encoding 5-(carboxyamino)imidazole ribonucleotide mutase, whose translation is MASELQNQSPLVAVVMGSDSDLSTLQPAIQILKKFNIGVEVRILSAHRTPAEMFHFAQNAKDKGFKIIIAGAGGAAHLPGMVASLSTIPVIGVPIQSKALSGVDSLHSIVQMPNGIPVATVAIGGGLNAGLLAAQILAIEDQRLETQVSNYRKDLHNKVISKDKKLIELGVDDYLHSM
- the cysC gene encoding adenylyl-sulfate kinase, giving the protein MTSASSRENNSKAANIVWHEASVDRQARSNQRGHRSVILWFTGLSGSGKSTLANAVNADLFNRGLATYVLDGDNIRHGLCKDLGFSDLDREENIRRIGEVAKLFLDAGVIVLTAFVSPFKRDREKARSLVDKEDFLEIYCAADLSICEERDPKGLYLKARAGEIKDFTGISSPYEEPVDPELKLDSGSLAIEECVDIVIGHLVAKEIIPNS
- a CDS encoding translation initiation factor; the encoded protein is MSKGNWCEFGQPFNEGLSAKATTPKNAQRIRVQKLKNGKGGKTVTLVTGLELDEAALRALLKSLKSRCGTGGTLKGDRLELQGDQVGILLEVLHDDGYRPKRAGG
- the trpB gene encoding tryptophan synthase subunit beta; protein product: MTSTIPSQPKESDLEIGVRPSNLGRFGRYGGQYVPETLMPALSELEQAAKAAWKDEKFTSELHNLLCSYVGRATPLYEAVRLTKHYRNKEGGPRIWLKREDLNHTGAHKINNALGQALLAIRMGKKRVIAETGAGQHGVATATVCARFGLECVVYMGAEDMQRQALNVFRMRLLGARVEPVTSGTATLKDATSEAIRDWVTNVENTHYILGSVAGPHPYPMIVRDFHAVIGEETLKQCRDAFGGLPNILLACVGGGSNAMGLFHPFVPKTAVRMIGVEAAGDGVSTGRHAATITEGRDGVLHGAMSLLLQDPDGQVQEAHSISAGLDYPGVGPEHSYLKEIGRAEYVAVTDQEALKALQLVSELEGIIPALETAHAFAWLEKLCPTLQNNEEIVINCSGRGDKDVNTVAAKLGEKI